The following coding sequences are from one Triticum aestivum cultivar Chinese Spring chromosome 5A, IWGSC CS RefSeq v2.1, whole genome shotgun sequence window:
- the LOC123106322 gene encoding uncharacterized protein, which yields MVDKMPPLAASASSSRCAPFACRRGAEQRSRGLDHASAPAAQGCGRPLGRAAGVVGGGIAAAFFASLERCACVEVRTTDDLSDCSNSATEAAPLMGNGGSSDRSSTARKKSKRKAGAGKGRRGGHGGFGCCESIN from the coding sequence ATGGTTGATAAGATGCCACCCCTCGCAGCATCCGCATCCTCGTCGCGGTGCGCCCCCTTCGCCTGCCGCCGCGGCGCCGAGCAGCGCTCCAGGGGCCTGGATCACGCCTCAGCACCGGCGGCCCAGGGGTGCGGGCGGCCGCTGGGCCGTGCGGCCGGAGTCGTGGGCGGCGGCATCGCCGCGGCCTTCTTCGCGTCCCTGGAGCGGTGCGCCTGCGTGGAGGTCCGCACGACCGACGATCTCTCCGACTGCAGCAACAGCGCTACGGAGGCCGCGCCGCTCATGGGCAACGGCGGCAGTTCCGACCGTTCTTCCACGGCGAGGAAGAAGAGCAAGAGGAAGGCCGGCGCGGGGAAGGGCCGGAGGGGCGGCCATGGTGGCTTTGGGTGCTGCGAGAGCATCAATTAG